aactgcactggacGGAGATTTGAGACTCTGTTAGTGCACTTCTCTcctgcaagaaaataaaacccttaaagacatcctggatgtggaagtttctttattgattacacTCGAGGTGTCTGTTACCAGTAATTGTCGAATTTTTGCCACAACAAAGAGTCGTTTTTTATTCTAGTGCTGCAGTTCCCATTTTTTATAGTGTGAATTTGGTGAGAATGATTCGGTAGCACAGCCAGGAAGACAAAAGAGCAGGAGGGGTGCCTGCTGTATACTGTCTCATTGTAAATGAAGATCTTGTTAAGAGACTGACCTCTTGATTCTGTTGCATCTCCAGGGTAGAAACCATCTACAGCTGGTATGTAAGAGATACTATTTAGAATTCATTGCTCATCCTTTTTggtttattgttatatttatatttaaatgaacaCTTTTTCCCAGCTGTTGTTTTAGTTACTGGTGTTAATGGTAAACATAATCTTAaaattttgttgtcattttgacaACATTTTGTTGATTAAATTTACACTACAGAAGGCAGATATAAAtccattaaatacattttacaaactaaATCCTCCAATGAATATTCAGATTTATACAATGTGTATGATTGTATGGATGAACATTATGGACAATCCCACACCACACTGTACATCTTTTACAAAATTAGCAACCAGCtgtgtattattgtattatatcaTAACTACGTCATTTGTAGTTAATAGTCACCTTTTGTGAATTAATTGATAAATATAAACTGCAGTACAACTGCACAACAGGTCCattaaataacatgtaaaacGGACTCAAGAGATCACAGAGCATGCAAAGCCAACAGTGATAATATTATTCTGCCAAATATCTCATTTTAATTACACATGAATATGACAGGCTAAGTGATTCATCCACATGCATCTGACATGAAACGCTGTACAACCTGTTACACTTTCAGAATAATCACtaaattgcaaataatttgtGTGTTGCAGCCGTTACTGTACAGTTAAAATGAGCCTATTAGAAGGTATACTGGAATCGACTTACCTTCTAGAGGCACAAAAACAGGATGAAGCCTAACAGCTCTCTTCACAAGCTcaaaacatctgttttcttttctccctccttcctgACTCTCagtgattctctctctctctctccatttgaCTCTTTGCCTCTCCCTGGCTTCTTCTATTTCTTCTccccacacacattcattccTATAAAGATCCTCACAACAGTGGCTGTTAGGAAACTGCAAACAATTCAGTGTGGCTGCTTCAAAATGCCAGGCAGAGTGATAGTGTGCAAAAATTGTAAACAAGCAATTCAATTGCTGTGATAAATACAATCACCTCTAAACCAGTCACATAGTTAATGCAGAAACACTGTTTCTAGATAATTCATGAGATAACTGAGGAAATTGCATTGGATGAACTGTTCCATATAAAGACTCAAAGACACAAGaatacacaaacatttgattgtttttttccactttggagaaaaatatttttatcctctgaatacataaatacaggaaaaaaaggCTGTCTATCAATCAGCCTGTCAGCATGAAACAAAGTCCAACCTTCAAACTACCATTCCCCTTATTTTTTATGTGACATTAATAAATCAAGCTGCAGGCTATATGTTAATGTCCACAGTACAGATTTACAATCTTCTCATTTAACACTCCTCCACTCGAATGTTGTGGctctttgtattaaaaaaaaaacaaaaaaaacaacaacactatttcataaagaatatttattgttcatatataaaaattatttagtttacAGAATATAGTGCTTTATATTGTGTGctataaatgcaaatattgcaCTTTATATCAAAGTACAATTGAGTTACATAAATCAAACAACGTAAGCCATTTATAGAATTAAATTatcctaaaacaaacaaacaaacagataagACAGATAACAGATAAAAATTAGATAACTGTGATTTCTGCCTGTGCTTGTGTTATCCCAGCATCCTTTGCCATTGCATAGAAATGACCTTGTTTTTCAAGCAGGTTGCGTGGAGTGTCAAACTCCACTATTTTACCAGCATCAAGTACCATTACCCTGTGGAAGAGAAACACAGGAAGAAatgtgcatttgaaaaggaagtCACTTCAGGTAATAAACAAGAAGGGAAGGTGTGGGGAGGAGAATGCTTGTTATTTAACCAAAGGACTGACTGATAATCTGGCATTTTTTCCTAATGCATTGTAATATAATTGTAattaatatatttgtataaataataaGTATAACCCGTGTGccacctttattttttaatttggtgaTAATTTTGGCTTAGTTACAGTTTTTGGCATGATTTGGCATGACTTTTGTTTTAGCAAAATCTTTTCAATCCAGTGTCTgttacttttacatttcatttatactCTATTCACTTTCCACCCTCAGGACACCTTCGTGGcacaaatattcacacaaaaaaCTGCTAAGAAATCATCCCACATcagtattttttgcttttttccaccCAAAATTCACTTACAAATAACTTTGATTGCATTAGTATTTTTGATGTAGTGCCAGAAAATCCCTCTGGACACCTTTGTGGCCAAAAATGCCTCATTAACTCCCATTGAAACTAAATTTTTAAATCTCACTTTCATTATAGTATAAAACCATGCATTCATTATATTCAGCATTTCATATTGAAGAAAAGTAGTGATATCTGATATTTTTACTATATTTAACTAAAATTCAACTGTTTTCCTATTGTAGGCGGTGAATGAAATTGTTGTACTTTTGCTTGTTATATAATGAAGGCAGTGGTAAGGCTAAGGTCATCAGTGGTAAGGTCATCCAcgcaccacagggtcagtggttcgatccctggtctcAGCTCAGCTATATaagtgtttctgggcaagacactgaaatccCCACAGCCcaccccagctgtgcagtgctggtttAAGCccagtaaaaattggggagggttgcgtcatgaAGGACATccgatgtaaaaactgtgccaaatccacaaGTGGACAATGATctactgtggcgaccctgaactcatcggataaaccgaaagggcaaaaaaacaatttatggAGGTGTGTGACTACCAAGGGACCTCAAATGTGAGTGActgattaattgatttattgattgaatttatttaatgtttggtAGCAGGTTCGAAGCAGGTTTGAAGTTGTgtaagtgatttattttaaaaaagcagaaaatatatTCATGTATGATGATTTATTagcagtttgtttgtgcatgtacaTTTTTGCCTGAAAGTGTCCAGAGTATAGTAAATTTGAGGAGGGCACAAGGGTTAAACCCACATGAAAATGTCATTCTTGATTGTATGCATTGAATATATCCCATTTAAGGTCCCATTTGTGGGCTTCAAATCAAGCACAAAATGAAACGAATGTACAGGAGCAGAGGGTTTAGCCAAAACATAAACACTAACTCACCTAGAGCTGTCCATGATGGTGTGCAGGCGGTGGGCAATGGTGAGAACAGTGCAGTGTGAGAACTCCTTGCGGATAGTAGTTTGAATCAGGTTGTCTGTTTCCAAGTCAACAGCAGCTGTGGCCTCATCCAGAATTAAAATACGAGATTTTCTCAGAAGTGCACGGGCCAGACACAACAGCTGCCTCTGCCCAACACTGAAAATAGGGAAACATTTGGTAATGttacaaactgtttttaaacaCCCATATAAACCACAAATGTActacaaaaggaaaaatttCAGTGGTACAGTGGTACAGAACATTTCGATCTACTGGCACAAACACTTAAGCAGTGTGGGGGTCATATATTGACTGTTCATTAAATCTACACTGTGCAAACACTCACCACAAGTTTAATGTCTAGGTAATTATCTGCAAATGCTTATGCAAACATGATTGATGAATAAAAGACACAATGAATCATGAGAGCAAGTGTTTAAGATGGCATATAGAACAACATCAAATACGCCTAATCAACAGTTAAACACTCCAGCTCCTCCACTTGATTATTGCACTGAAAGGATCGGATAAGATTCAGCTAACGGTGTATTAGAGAGTTCATGTAAAATGTAGATAGATGAATTGTGTCCCATCTGCGCAGTATGTTTACAGGTTTTCAATTCAACTGTATGTTGGTGGTATGTTTGTGTACCTTGTGACAGTACTAGTAACAAGTAAACGGGTTCAGCCTCAAAGCAAACATAGTCATCAGATGTTTGGTGTGTATTTAACCTTTTGGAATGTGAAAGATTTGAACAGTGgaacagttatttatttttatggccCACCTGAGATTCTCGCCCCCCTCTGAGACTTCGTGCTTTAGTCCCTCCTGCAGCCCCGCTACATAATCCTTTAAATGAGAGAGCTCCAGCACTCTCCATATCTGCTCATCGGTGAATTTGTCAAATGGATCCAGGTTCATCCTCAAAGTCCCGGAAAACAACACTGGATCCTATGGTCACAAGTTTGCATGAGTTAGTGTAccatttaaaactgaattatttgtatgtctttgtgttgatgttttttgtaCATACCTGTGGTATGATTGTAATCCTGTTTCTCAGGTCATGCAGACCTATTGTGGAGATATCTATGCCATCAATGATGATTCGACCTTCAGCAGCTTCAATAATTCTAAACAGGCAGTTTGTCAGGCTTGATTTTCCAGCTCCTGTGCGGCCCACTATACCAATCTGCACAGAATAAGAACAGAGCACTTCAAGTAAAACACAATTGTTGACATATTTTCATGTAGGCTTTATACAAAAGTAGCACTGCGGACCAACTTTTTCTAATCACAATGTGTTTGCatccataaaaataaatttttgcaCAAACAAGCTGTCACAGAGGATGCATGCCCACCAGTCATAACATCGACTAACATAATACTAACACAAGACAATACagcaagtaaaacaaacaagacaaaaaaacctTGATTATTTAGAAACTATGGTCATCTCTGCTTTTGGACAGTGGCTTTGATAAGAAGCTTATACTTTTGTACGCCATCATCTGTACATGCTGCAGATACTGCATCATATTAGTCTGCTAAAATGGACTTCAAAGTTTCAATTTTGccagtgttttacatttaagtcTAATGATGAAcctgttatgtttttttacacctgaggttatgtatttaaatttttttactgACTGTGATATAGATGCATAACAGCTACAGGGCTAAACAGAACTCTTTAGTTTGGAAATAGTTTGCTGAATTTGCACACATTAtagattacacacacacacactcacacatctgCGTACAGACCTTCTCTGTGCTGTTGATGTCACAGGTGATTCCATGCAGCACCAGGTCTAATCCAGGTCTGTAACGAACCTTGTAGTTTTCGAACTGTAGCCTTCCAGCTTCAGGCCACTTCTCTGGAGGCCGAGTGTCAGTTACCCACTTGGCCTGCAGATGGGCAGACAGGCAGAAGTGGTGTGTAATTGGGTAGATGTTGGAAAGCCAAATGATTATAAATGTACGTGTACAGAAAAGCTCTCAATTTAACATACCTCATTCTCTATCTCGGTGTACTCGCTCACTCTCTCCACGGCTACAATGTTGGTCTCCAGCTCCGATGTCATCCTCACTAGCCAGTTGAGGGTCTGGGTTACCTGTAACAACCCAAATGGAAGGGAggattttgtttacattgttaAAATTATTGCACCTTATTATGAGTTATAATGCTATATTGTAATTACCACTAATATTATCGTTATCTGCAGTTTGTGTAAAGAGAGGTTGAGTGTGACAGTGACTAACATTGAGGGCGTAGGATATAGACAGGCCAACCAGGCCACTGTCCAGAGAATTTCTGGAAATAACAGCAAACAGAGCAGCGAAAAAAACCACCAGGGTTCCCAGGAACTCCAGACGAATAGCTAGCCACCTGTAATGTAAACAAAcccacataaaaatacacacaccagCTTAATGGTGTCCTTAACAATCACAGTGACCACGCcatcagaaaaataatttgcttGGATTCGTTGATGATTTCTGTTTGCAGGTGGACTTGCTCAATGCTCAATACCTCAATTGCTCAATGCTCAATACCTGACCTGTTTGACACTATCCATGGGTAGACGTTCTTGATGTTTTCATCAATCGTTTTTTCGTTGTGCTTAAGAAACCTATCCTGATGGCCGTAGGCTCTTATCACTGACAGTCCTGACACCGTCTCACCAAAGTGGGAGTATATAGGAGAGCGAGATACTGAGTCGAGACGACGCAGCTGTCTTGAAGTGGCCACATAAATGCGCTAGAAATAGAAAGAATGCAATTCCAATCAGGAGCAAATAGTAAAAACCTTAATTGGATTTTTATTCATTCTGCATTTTTCTCtggtagttaaaaaaaatatctgtacatctcttttctcttttttaaatcttaatttgtATTGTTCTATACTGTTCAGCTTACCTGTACAAAGTAGTAGATGAAGGCCAGAGGAATGATGATGATAGTAAAGAAGGGAGTAGCCAAACAGATGACAAAGAGTGTCCCCAGCACACCCAGGAGACACATGAGCAAGGAACGAAATGATTGAGGAATGGTTTCATCCACTGTGAAAATGTCCTTAAGGACCAGTGTTAGAAGACAGACATTAGTcttaatttataaaaacttGAGTGGCTATGAGTGTGTTGTAGGAATCCAACTATAAACCTGCctatttttagaaaatacagTTCAGTTGATCAGCAAAAATACTGACTCTTTTCTTTGTACTGAGATAAAAAATGGTTTGAGCAGTGAAATTGCTTTAACTCCACATTTCACAGTGAGCAGCTGAATTGattcagactttttaaaattaccttcctaaaatgactttttcaaaAGTATCTAAGtattaaacatgaaaaataagGAAAGGAATGAAAGCGTAAATAGGAAAAATATGTACCTTTGCAAAGCGGTTGACCACTCTGCCAATTGGCGTAGTGTCAAAGAATACCATGGGAACACGCAGTATGTTGTTAATCAGCCTTGAATGCAGGATACGAGATGCAGTGATCGCTGCATTAGCCATGATTAGTGTACCAAAGAACACAAAGAGGCCTGTGACAAAAGCAAAAGGTTTATAAACATATTACCAGACCATTGGAATGATGGGACAGAAGTCAAAATACACTAACAGCAAAGTAAGCTTAACCCTTCTTGTTGTGTGACCTTAAGTCATTaatcattttgttcttttatttgacaaggaattaattaaaaaactcaTACATCTACAGGCAGCATTAGGTTGTCCTATCCTTGAACAAGCCTCAAATGCAGTTGCTGGTTATTTGTCCAGTGTTTTGCAATATTATTACTGATCCCTGCATTTTGCTATTTTGCTATAAACaccaatttcaaaatgtattagtatttttattaatagtaGCAGTTGCATTAGTAAAGTTCCTTTTGAAACAATTACTGCTCAATTAAAGTTatcaaatgcttttgttttactgatctgttcttttatttgatgcatctttaatttaataaaattatgaTGAAAACAATGCAAGACATTAAAATAACCATCTATCATCTATTATCTATTTCTAATTTGCCACAAGAAAACCCTCCTTTGTAGGTACTGGGTTTATGATATTTGCCAGGTTGGTAAAACAGTGCAGTAATATGCAAATACTGTTTGTATAAACCAAGATTATCACCTTCTTCCATGCTATAccagtgagaaagaaacatctacagttgagtgaaaaacagatttaaatctCCAACAATGCATTGTATGATTCACTGAGCTGTGCTGAACATGATTTGAGATGTGCTACGGCatgtggagagagaaaatgggggaagaaaaactccctttcaCAAAGCTCCTGACTgaaaaaatgtaagaatttaGTCTGCTCTGCTCAAGATCACCTAAAATGCATCTGtgcacaaatcttttttttgtcctgaattgtaaatataattggAATGAAAGAGTTAATTATCATACCATTTCATGTCCCATTCCCCGTGGGATTAGAATTTTATTTAGGCAATTCTTACAACTGAAATATCATATGTTGATAGATCATTACTAAAAGCTTTTGAAACCTTTTAAAAGCTCGTTCCTATTAACAAATAATTCCAGTTAACTATGGAATTTGAATGCTATCCATCCttataatgtaatatattttttgtatgttttatcaAATACACTGTATCCTTAATATTATCAGTTAAGGATTTTAAATGCAACAGTGTCTGGAAGGTGACAATGTACAATTGTGTGTCTCAACAgtacaattgcaaaaaaataaaacaattggtGATAACACCTCAAAAGTGCTACAAGGATGTAAATATAATATGgtacaaaaatataatcaattataggtttgtcttttttgacaCTAATGAATAGTTATTTTTAAGGATAACAATTCTCccattaaacataaatatatatttgaatcTCTTGAAGATTCAATCAGTAATTCACAATCCTAATTTTAGCAAACATGACAACAGCACAGCATTAGTTCAAGCTCTTGTGTTGTGCTGTTCCCTGCTGTTTAGTGTTAGTCTTCTTTTGTCCCAGTTTAATTTCTTCAAACATCGTGACAAAGTTCATCCTGTCTCCAAAGACAATTGGATTTAAATTATATGAAAATTACTTTCAGTTGCTAAAAACATAGCACTAATGAAAGAGTTATTTTGGGCATcagtataaaaacaacagaagatACATTTGGATGAAACAAGATTgaatgaaggcaaaaccactttcttGCCGATTTTTGGAAGAGAAGATTACAGTCTTAAGGTATGTGTGTAAactggagaagtacagagaaggtcatggggagatgcattgtgtcttcgtagatttagagattTAGAgacgtatgacagggtgcagagagaggagctgtggtgttgtatgaggaagtctggagtggcagagaagtatgttagagtggtgcaggacatgtatgagagctgtaagaccgtggtgaggtttgctgcaggtgtgagagaggagttcaaggtggaggtgggtctgcatcaaggatcagctctggtgctgctctggtgatggacacgctgacagatgaggttagacagatATCTCCACGGACTATGATGTtttcagatgacattgtgatttgtagtgagagcagggagcaggtggaggaaaatctagaaatggaggtctgctctggaaaacagaggaatgaagcttagccgcagcaagagaGAATAcatatgtgtgaatgagagggacccaagtggaacattgaggttacagggagcagaggggaagaaggtgcacgactttaagtacttagggttaatggttcagagcaacaaaaagtgtGGAAAAGGGGTGAAgtggcgagtgcaagcaggttggaacgggtggagaaatgtgtcaggtgtgttgtgtgataaaatagTATCAGCGACAATGAAGGGAAAGGTGtttaagacggtggtgagaccagagatgttgtacagcttagagacagtggcactaaaaaaagaaacaggaggcagaggtggaggtagcagagcttaagatgttgaggctctctttgggagtgacgaggatggacaaaatcaggaatgaggacatcaggttagatgttttgaaaaaaagtcagagaggccagattgaggtggtttggacatgttcagaggagaaactgtgaatatattggtagaaggatgctgaggtagGAGCtaccaggcaggaggtctagaggaagatgaaagaggagatttatggatgtagtgagagaggacaataagttagttggtgtgagagaagaggatgcagaggacagagatggaggcacataattctctgtggcgacccctgaacaGCAAAAAaggcacatatatatatatatatgtgtgtgtatatatatatgtatgtatgtgtatatatatatgtgtgtatgtatatatatatatatatatatatatatatacacacacacacatatacatatatacatatgtatgtgtgtgtgtatatatatatatatatatatatatatatatatatatatatatacatatacatatatatatatatatatatatatatatacatatatatatatatataatttaaaaaatagatttgcctaaaaagcaaacacaaggATGCATATTGTCATAAATGGCATCTTTCTAAAGGTAATCAAACCCAATATTAATGGATATAAGGTATTTTGTAAGGTCCTTGGACAACTGTGTTGAGGTCAGGTGAAAACATTTAAGTTGGATATATTTTTCATATCTCTTCAGCTCACACAACACAAATATAGAGAAAACTAAAAAGgtcaataaatgtattttataaaatgacaaaatgaactattcctttaagaCTATATTATGTTAGATGCATGGAAACACATTGGCCAGACTGCATGGAAAATACTATAAAACAACTTTGAtccacaacagcaaaaaaatagtGGAATGTAACTGTTTGGTTACCCTGTGCAACTCCCAGAGCTCCAAACACTCCCACCCTCATGTCTCTCTTCCAGGCAGGGTATGTCTTGTTGTAGTAAACCACTGCATCATTGGTCCATTCACTGAGCCACAGGTTCTGCCCAATGAACGCAGCGTTCTGGATGAAGTAAACTACGAAAACCATGATGGCATATCCCCATCCCATGGCACGCAGGTACTGGAGGTAAACTGAGAACTTCACCTGGATCAGAGAAAGAACATAGCTCAGGGACCTACAATAATTTTCAGGGTTTAAGTGCGCATCATATGTGCAACTAAAACGTTTTAGGCAGTACAAGAACTTAGATTACCTGTCCTGTTTCCATAGCTTCCTTCTCAATTAGCCTCTGGCCTTTGTTGGATTCATCAACGCGCTCTGATTTCTTTAAAGAACAATTTTTTCTTAATCTGACACTGAAAAAAGGACACAACAGATGAAATAAGAAAACCGAAATAAAAAATACCTcaagtataaataaaacataaaaatacttttcagCCATCAGTGGCTTGCGATTGAAGTGTATCCTAAAGGAAGCCCACTGCCTTCACAATAATCCTCttctcacactcacatacacacacacctgctgttcTTCTATATTCTCACCCAACACTTGTCACTGACACTGTGCTCTAACCTGCCCTGGCGCTTGCTGCGGCGGATACTGTTTTCTCGCATGAGTGTGACAGACACCGTGTCTTCTAAAGGTGAATCAAGTGTATTGTCGTCTCCTTCAGGGATGAGCTCTACATCTATAGTTTCCTGGCAACGATCTGTAAAAATACAGTCTGTTATTCATTGACTCtacactttacaaaatgtattgtaCAATAAATTGTTCACTATAGGCATAAAATCATTGCACTTATGCATTTATATCTGCTGCAAATAAAGCCTTAGCCAACctgtatacagtataataacatAGTAGCCAACATGTTTGGTTGTGGTTAAAAGGTGCATGATTTTTTGCAAGTGACTCAGTGAGAAAAAACTTATAATTACCTGACTCTGAAAGGGTCTGATTAGTTTGCTCCTTGGCATATGTGTCTAGAAACTCAGAAAAAGCTCCTCTGCTCTCACGAAGGCTGTTGTAAGATCCAATCTCAGAAACACACCCATTCACCAAGACCACTATTTCGTCCACGTAAGGCAGGAAGCTCACTCCATGGGTCACCAGGATACGAGTCTGTACAGAACAATATGCATTGAGCTTCAGATGTAAAATTCATTGGGAGcaatgaaatatgaaaagatAACCTGCAACATAAATCAGCATGCTATTGAATTTACTTAAGTGCACACTtttcatactgtaaataatttggacgaagaaaacatttttatcctgAACTGCCTGCTACCAGTGTTACACAGTTTGCAGAGAATCATATCTTATTCAAATAGAAGgtcttttgaaatgaaacaccTGCATACTGATCAGCACAAACCTTATCTTTGAGAACTCCATTGGGTCCAATCACTTTATCAAAAAGATGCTTTCCTACATGAGAGTCTACGGCAGACAAAGGGTCATCTAACAGATAAATATCAGCTTGACTGTATGCTGCCCGGGCCAAACTCACACGTTGCTTCTGACCCCCTGAGAGGTTGATACCCTGAGAAGATAGGAGAGGAACATACAAGAATCTAGGAGAATACAGAGGTTCTCTAAATGCTGTTTCAGTATGGTACTCATGTTTccttatttattacatttttgacaaaacatttcatcaatGTAATGCTGCCTAACAGCTGATAAGCCTGCCTTTTTCAAGCTTGCCCTCAGAAACAGATTTACAGTTCTATGCAACAATAACACAGctttgataaaataattttttgaatttttgaatCAGTTTTTACTCTCTGCAAGTTAAAAGCAACCACAAAGCACACATTGCCTTACTTACAAGTATATAGGTTGCAAAATACAGTGGTTGTAAAGAGCAATTTGACCAAGGATGAAAGATTTCATATTGTCTTAAGCATTACAGTACTGAATGCATAAAACTTACTTTCTCTCCAATCTCTGTGAGGTCACCACCAGGCAGTAGCTCCAGGTCAGGGGCTAAGGCACAGGCCTCTATCACCTGCTGAAGCCTGCTTTCCTCATTGGGACAACCAAACAGGATGTTATCCCTCAGAGTTGCATTTTGAATCCAGGCTTGCTGTGGCACATAGGCAAGAGAACCCTGGACAGAAAGACATTAAGGGTCAGAtggaaagtttttttatttgtttgcctATTGAAAATTTACAAAGCTATAGCTGATGGACTCACAAAATCGAGTTAGTGAAGTAAAGGCTTTATACTATTCTTATATGAAGATCAGGAGCAATCTTTTGAGATAAAATTAACCATTAACCTACATTTACACTGTATGTACAGCAGCTTTCTTAATTGTAAACTTAACTTTTCTAGGTCTTAGGGTAATGTAGGTACGTTTGTATGCACGGTTGTAATGCAAGTGTAATATCAGAGCTTATCTCAAAAAGCTGGTTTCTCAGTAACTTGTAGCCTTAATAACAGCGAATTATGAAGCATTCTTGAAACATAAACAGAGCCACTTCAccactgtatgtactgtatgtatattcatgtttttgtttttctcattcacTCCATGCTTGTGTTGTAAACACTGTATAGATGAGTAACTACTGCCATATAGTTATTCAATTTTTTAATCATCAAAAGAATTCAGTGAAAAAATGAAGGCTTtggctgattttcttttttatagcCTCAAATGCAAACGATGATAAACCATCCTGAAGTATTTACATCATGAG
The nucleotide sequence above comes from Channa argus isolate prfri chromosome 1, Channa argus male v1.0, whole genome shotgun sequence. Encoded proteins:
- the abcc2 gene encoding canalicular multispecific organic anion transporter 1; the encoded protein is MCAAALEEYCGSIFWNSSYLEREDPDLPVCIEQTVLVWIPLGFLWLCTPWHLVYLCSRKHVTNKHLTKLYLCKQLVVSLLFLTAVAGLGVTLGEDYGPSKDPPSAVKNPGVYYGNPVLFAVTWILLLLCQEAMRRREGAVDSTSLFIFWLLLVLCDIFPFQTLLREALRLGEVKDVPRFCLFYISFALELIALVLSALADIPVETKELAKQNPEAGASFLSRITFNWFHSMVVKGYKQPLTQEDMWELNEKDSTAYINQRFQNFMQAELGAARVRFQQKLIRKKNANKVLAAASQNDLSNGLGKGVSHDVLMMEEIGTTEDKKKKKKDAKEQQENYPNSWLIRTIYRTFKGLLLESAFYKLLQDLLAFASPQLLKLMISFTQDTSSYTWEGYLYAVLLLVVAILQSLFLQQYFQRCFVLGMKVRTALIAAVYKKALVVSNDTRKESTVGETVNLMSADAQRFNDVTNFIHLLWSCPLQIILSIAFLWLELGPSVLAGLAVMVLMVPINGLLATKARKIQIKNMEFKDKRLKIMNEILNGIKILKLYAWEPSFQMQVEDIRGQELKVMRKFAYLTSVSTFIFSCAPALVSLATFAVFVGVSTDNVLTAEKAFTSISLFNILRFPLAMLPMLIAAIVQTAVSKKRLEKFLGGEDLESDIVRHDPSFNSAVTVCDGSFAWDREAAPLLKNVSLDIKPGRLVAVVGAVGAGKSSLISALLGEMHSTKGFINIQGSLAYVPQQAWIQNATLRDNILFGCPNEESRLQQVIEACALAPDLELLPGGDLTEIGEKGINLSGGQKQRVSLARAAYSQADIYLLDDPLSAVDSHVGKHLFDKVIGPNGVLKDKTRILVTHGVSFLPYVDEIVVLVNGCVSEIGSYNSLRESRGAFSEFLDTYAKEQTNQTLSESDRCQETIDVELIPEGDDNTLDSPLEDTVSVTLMRENSIRRSKRQGSVRLRKNCSLKKSERVDESNKGQRLIEKEAMETGQVKFSVYLQYLRAMGWGYAIMVFVVYFIQNAAFIGQNLWLSEWTNDAVVYYNKTYPAWKRDMRVGVFGALGVAQGLFVFFGTLIMANAAITASRILHSRLINNILRVPMVFFDTTPIGRVVNRFAKDIFTVDETIPQSFRSLLMCLLGVLGTLFVICLATPFFTIIIIPLAFIYYFVQRIYVATSRQLRRLDSVSRSPIYSHFGETVSGLSVIRAYGHQDRFLKHNEKTIDENIKNVYPWIVSNRWLAIRLEFLGTLVVFFAALFAVISRNSLDSGLVGLSISYALNVTQTLNWLVRMTSELETNIVAVERVSEYTEIENEAKWVTDTRPPEKWPEAGRLQFENYKVRYRPGLDLVLHGITCDINSTEKIGIVGRTGAGKSSLTNCLFRIIEAAEGRIIIDGIDISTIGLHDLRNRITIIPQDPVLFSGTLRMNLDPFDKFTDEQIWRVLELSHLKDYVAGLQEGLKHEVSEGGENLSVGQRQLLCLARALLRKSRILILDEATAAVDLETDNLIQTTIRKEFSHCTVLTIAHRLHTIMDSSRVMVLDAGKIVEFDTPRNLLEKQGHFYAMAKDAGITQAQAEITVI